The DNA window CGGGGCCGAGTGGCAGGTTGGCTGCCCGCCGGACGAACTCGGCCGGGGGAATCCAACCGCACCCGCAGTACTCCGGGCTTCTCCTGCCAGGGAGCCTTGCCGTCGCTGCCGAAGTAGGTCGACCACCAGTCCCCTACCTCGTCC is part of the Phycisphaerae bacterium genome and encodes:
- a CDS encoding glycoside hydrolase, producing EYYLSCAEQWDGRYSCVIATADRIYGPYGRRYEAIPHGGHNVFFRDEVGDWWSTYFGSDGKAPWQEKPGVLRVRLDSPGRVRPAGSQPATRPR